A stretch of DNA from Saccharomyces eubayanus strain FM1318 chromosome IX, whole genome shotgun sequence:
GAAACGTTCTTGTCCCCCTTGATATAGAACGTGATATTGATTTTACCCTTGACAGAGTTCAGTTCACCGTAGACCCAGGGAATGATGCCGTCGAATTCTATGCTTTCGCCCAGTATGTCTCTGGTTGCTGGAGACCTTCTTATATGGTACAGCGAGTTAGAGATGATGGGGGACTCAGTTTTCTCATAGTTGAAGATCAACGATAGCGCAGACCCAATGGCCACGGAAAACACCACGAACCCAAGTATTcgcttctttctttcctgGGTTGGGTCAGGCAACTCTCTGTCCACTCTCAAGGGCCTGTTCTTGTCCTTCAAGACGATCTTGGCTTCATCTTCAGTGATACTGTTATTGAATCGCGCACTGGTGGAGAACGATTGCAGCAGGGAGCCACGCACCAGCATACCCCCAGCAGAAGAACGTGTCAATCTCGGTAAGCTTCTAGTCACTAACCTTAGCATCGTGTGTAATGTGTCTTTGTCTTGTATTCTTCTACCATAGGCTACACCGAGTGAAAGTGGGAACTGTTTTAAACTACGATTAAAATGACAAGAAAACGCTTTCTTTTCCCCCCTCCCTCCTATAACATCAAGACGAAAACAAGCAAAACGCAGAGAAATGACATTGGTAAGTACCTTGAGTGAACTAGTAACAGCGCATGCGCATTATACTAACAATACGGTTCAAGTAGGTAGGCAAAGTATTGCACATATCCATAGATTTGGTCTTGGTATCGACATGCCTCGCGGGGATTAAGCGCAATACAGGTCTGACTCCCAAGCTGGAGACCCTGGACAATCTGACCATGAGGAACTACATGAAGCGGTACTTGAATGTGGGGGAGTCTGTGTACGACTACTCTGTTGCCACGTGTGGCTCCTCGACTTACTTCGCTAGGAAGTAAGCATGTGTATAGTCTATTTATAGTGTTGATAATATTTTGTATAACGGCACCCAGCCGGGGGCCAAAATTAATAACCgcaatttcaaaagcaatCGCAGTTGATTTCACACAGGAACGTTGAGTACCAGACGATGGCAAGGGTACGAGCATGCATTCACATACAACGTCGTTCACACCCGAGTACTCGAATGAGTTACTGCGAAGGGTCCGAGACCTGTACCACGAAGATATTAAGCACTATTATCCGCAGTTGAAGCTGGAGAAGCTGTTAGACCTGCTGGAACATACTGAGTACCTGATCGAGTTATATCTGGACTCGATGCGCCACGATAGGCCCAATGATGCGCTGACGGCATTCATCATTGGGTGTTACTACGTGTTCCTAATCATTCCACAATCGTTGCAGTTCCAGACACGAAATAAGTCCTACAGCATTTACAGTGATCTAAAGAAGATGTACGAGAACGAAATGAACATGACTAACGTAGTGCTCATggtgaagaaagaaatcgGAGTGGTTCTGGATGACTCGGTCAAGCACGTTGTCGGTATTGAGCACAGGATCACCAAGAAAAGGGCATTTTCTGTACCAGGCATTGATCTCTCAGACCAATTGGCGTCACTATCACTGGACACTGTAGGGTCGCGGGGACACCTCCATAAGACTTCGTctacagaagaagatgcgGACCAATCTTCGCCGGTTTGGACTGCACCAAACCTGGAGCCTAATGATCAATTGAAACTGGCTCTATTGCCCGAAGTAGTACCTTCACCAGCCTTCTCTGAATCAGCAAGAAAGACGAGTACTCCAATGAGACAATCTGTGCTACTGGAAGACGTGCCCTACATTTACAACGATAACGAAAACACATCCGCATCATTAGATCAACCGTTTGGCGAAATCACCGCGGATAGGTCCGTGACTCATCGGAAGGACTCCTACCATTCCGTTTATATGGTGGATAGCGAGACTTTTAAAAGTGATAATGAGGATCTCTTGAATGTCGAAACCGATGGGTTCATCCAGAGTTTAGAAATCTTACAAAAGCAAAGTATAATCACTGCGCCTGAATTGTTTACTATTTTATCAAATCAGAGTGAGAGTGAGAAGCTTCTACTTATTGATTTAAGAATTCCACAAAGATCTTCACTAAATAACATCGTGGCACCGAATTTGGTGAAAATTGATCCGAATTTGCTATGGGACAAGAAGACGAATACACCCGTTTACCAAGATGACATATTGGAGCATTTActgaaggaaaatgaaaatttcgTAAACCGtaataaatttcaataCATCGTTTGTTATTCAGATGTAAAGACCTTTATGACGATGAATTTTGActattcatttattttcttctatttgcTGCTGACTTCTCAAAAGACTCGTTTGACCACTGTACCTACTGCCCTGCTAGGCGGGTatgaaaaatggaagaaaaCTCTACACACGTACGCCCAGCAGTACCACATTATTATCGATGATTACTTGTATAGGCCCTATTCCCAAAAGGCACACcatcaacaacagcaacaacagcaacaacaacaaccaaGCTCCCAAGATTCCTCCTCTAGTAAAGAATCATCTGCAAAAATTCCCGAACCTCCTTCTTGGAAACCTCCCGATTTACCCATACGGTTAAGAAAACGCCCTCCACCACCACTACCTGTAGCAATGCCCACAACCCCAGAAAACCCGCCTCCTCTGCCCCCCAAGATAATGGTTCATCCACACGATAACTCCCAACTTCGACAACCACCAATACCAGCAAAACAGCATGTGAAAAAGCAGCAACTCAACTCCAATGAAATCATTCAAAGGAAGAGACAGCAACAACACCGGCATTACGACCAACAATTGCTCcaaccacaaccacaaAGAGTATACCATATACCGACTATTGAACAAAGCTCTAATGTATATGTCTCGCTTTCAATTACAGGCTTGAGAAACTTGGGTAACACTTGCTATATTAATAGTATGATTCAGTGCTTATTTGCCGCAAAAGTATTTCGTACACTATTTATTTCGTCTAACTATAAGAGCTACCTCCAACCATCGAGAGGCAATAGGTTGCATTCTCCAAAACTTTCTAATTCACTAAACATGCTTTTCGATAAGATGTACTTGAACGGTGGTTGTTCAGTCGTCCCAACGGGGTTTCTCAAGGTTGTTAACCAATTACGTcctgatttgaaaattccAGACGACCAACAGGATACGCAAGAATTTTTAATGATACTCCTGGATAGATTACACGATGAATTGTCCAATCAACCACATGTGGCAAACGATTATCCGAATCTATTATTGTATGATGCAGATGGGCTAAAGGTTTCCaacaaagaatataaaCACTggtttgataaaaatgtaATCGGAAACGGTATATCGCCTattgatgatatttttcaaggtCAAATGGAAAACAGTCTACAATGTAAAAGGTGCGGTTATACGACTTTTAATTATAGCACATTCTATGTTTTGTCACTGGCTATCCCAAGGCGCTCTACGAGATTAAGCAAACTCGGTAGACccaatgaaaagagagtTAAGCTAGAAGATTGTATCAACATGTTCACAAGTGATGAAGTGCTGTCTGGTGAAAATGCCTGGGACTGTCCGCACTGTGGACCTACATCGTCTAACTCTCTATCTGCATCCGCATCTGCATTAGAAAATGATTCTAATATTGTCAAAagtaaaaagaagaaaagtcGGTTTTTCACGTTGCATACAAGATCAAAGCGTCGTcatcttgatttttttggagaCGGTACTAATGAGAGCACTAGTAATAATCCTGTAAACTTTGAACGCGAAAGATCGAGGTCACCCTTCAAAATGCTGGGTGGTGGTGGGAAACGATCCAATTCTAATACGCCGTTTGCTAATAGCAGTAATGACGCTAATAATTTTAACGattacaaaaacaaaaaattgaccACAGTGAAAACGATAAATTTTGTGACTTTACCAAAGATTTTGGTTATCCATCTCTCTAGATTTTACTATGActtgaccaagaaaaacaacacCGTTATAACATACCCTCTGATACTGAACataatattgaaaaacaatgaTACTATGAAATATAGGCTATTTGGGGTGGTCAACCATACAGGTACGTTGATCAGCGGCCATTACACGTCATTGGTGAACAAAGATTTAGAGCATAATGTGGATATCGGGCGTTCCAAGTGGTATtattttgatgatgaagttgtCAAGGCGGACAAGAAGCATGGCTCTGACAAGAACTTGAAGATCTCGAGTAGTGATGCTTACGTTCTGTTTTATGAACGGGTTGACGATTAGTAAATGTTGCATTTTaatatataccatatacaATGTACTTTAAGTAATTCTACTAGACTTGGGcgccttttttttttatgttttgcGAGTCTTCTGGATGATTACAggtgaagaaagaaagcagTCAAAAACAGAttataaaaatttacaggatgaatatatatatatatacggtAACAtgtattgaaaagagagaataTAAAGGAACTAGGGCAGTCATAAATTGAACATCAAAAGTTTTAATAAAGTCATTATTGTTGGCTTTCTCAGGTCCATTGCcatatttttgttgtttttttcataatttttttttttttatgttttttttttagatttttcttgtgattttttttcctgctTAGTTTCAATTAGCCAATAGTGGCGAGTACCATCATAAcaatcatcatcatcatcgtcatcattatcaaCACCAAGATCGCTTTTAAACACCGAATGTCTTGATAAAGTTAACGGTTTTTTCGAGTTCCCattgtcttttcttatcCGACCAGTTGAACTCATCGCCCATAACTTTAACGGTGGCATGGACAGAGTTCAAAGCTTCCTTGGCGTCCAAGAAAGCGAACCTTGTTCTTCTCAAGAGGAAGTCCAAGGGGGTTCTGCAGTATTCGTATTGCATCGAGTATTTCAACTCACCAATGGTGAAGGGATACCTGAAAGTGTCGAAATTGACCAAGTTGTTTTCCTCGTTGGAATAGATGGTGTTATTTTCCTTATCGGCTAGGGACAGGGGCAGTTTGTTTTCCATggattctttgaaaaactcgCAAATGATGGAGGACCGGGTCCCGTAGTTTTCGACCAGGTAGTTGGACATTTTGGAAGACAAGTGGTAGTTCTGGGCCAAAAGGGCCACGTAGTTCTGCGTCCATTCCTCTGCTCCGGCCAGCTTGATGTCCCTTGTGTGGCAAGGTTTCAAGTTGTGGAACCCGCCGACCTCGACGACTTTGTCGACGGTTTCTTCGGCCATCTGTCTATAAGTGGTCCATTTACCACCGGCAATGGTGATCAGGCCGTTGTCGGAAGTGAACAGGAAGTGGGATCTGACCACGCCCTGAGTGGCAGAGCCCTTTTTGCCGCCGGCGGGGATTGTCCGCGGGTCTCTGACCAAGGGTCTGACACCCGCCCAGGCGCTAAGGACGTCTTCACGTTTGACGGGGAACTCGATGTAGTGTTGCAGTTCTTTCAAGATGTCCTGGATGTCTGCTTCAGTGGGCATGGGGTTTTCCGGGACCTGTTTCAAGGGGATGTCGGTGGTGCCCGCCAGGACTTTGCCCTGCCAGGGCAAGAAAAACATCACTCTGCCGTCAGAAGTCCTGACGTCAAGCAGGCCCATGTCCTTTGGGCAGTAAAACGAGGGCAGGACGATGTGGACGCCGATGGAGGGGATGACCATCTCCGGGTCCATCACGGCGACCTGGTTGAACGCGGACTTGATCTTGGAATTGTCGTTCAAGGGCGAGTTGGGCTGGCCCGAGGGGTTGCGGTCCATCTGCAGGATGGCGTCACTGTAGGGCCCCGTGGCGTTGACCACGCACTTGGCGTTGATCCTGACGAGCTCGTTGGTCTCGACATCGCGCGCCTCGGCGCCCACGACCTTGCCCGAAGCCGGGTCCTTGATCAGTTTCTGGACCTCGACGTAGTTCAGCACCGTGGCGCCGTTCTCGATGGCCGTGATGGCCAAAGTCGCGTTCAACCGCGAGTCGTTGAACGACCCGTCGTGGTACACGAGCGACGCCTTCAGGTTGTCCGTGGTCAGCATGGGCGCCTTCTCCACGGTCGCGGCCTTGGACAGCAGATACGAGCTCTTCAGGTTCTGCTTGCCCGCGAAGAAGTCGTAGAACTTGCACCCGGCGTAGATGTACGGCACCTGCCACGTGTTGTAGATGGGGATAAGGATGGGCAACACCGTGCACAGATGCGGCGCGGTGTTGATGAGGTGTTTGCGCTCGTTGAGCGCCTCGATCACCAGGTCCAGCTGCGCCTTGGAGAACTCCCAGAACGCCTTCTCCAGGTACCGCACGCCGCCGTGAATCATCTTGGTGGACTTGGACGACGTGCCCGACGCAAAGTCGCCCTTCTCCACCAGCGCCACGTTGAGGCCCCTGGTGGCCGCATCGAGGGCACACCCGGTCCCGGTGGCCCCGCCACCGATGATCAGCACGTCGAACTGGTGCGTCTTGCCCAGCCGGTCCAGCAGGTCCCGCCTGCCCACCTGCGGCGGAGCCGCAGTGGGGAATTGCACCATATAACTCGGGTCATTGTGTACCAGGGGCCCTTCGCCCTGCGACGCCACCCAGTACGCTGCCCCGGACGCCGTGGCGGCggcagcaacagcagcagcagctcTTCTTCTAGTCAGTGAAAACATTGCAGCAACCATGGAGAGCACTGGTTCTTCTGTCCTCTgccagaaaagaaaacagacAGTTGTGTTTCGTTTCGTTTTTGTGGCTGTTCCCTTTTAAGTttaaatacaaaaataaagCGTGCGGGGTTGCAAATTAAGGTTGCGAGACCAGCGTATCGGAGCAGCGAAAACGAAAGGCATAAGAGGAGGTGTGTTGCTAGATAGAGAGGTGTGTATGTAAGTAAGTATGTATGTGGGTGTGTTGCTAAAAAAGAAGTGGTGGGTGGCGATTGGTCACTCGAAGATGCCCTTGCGCTTGGCACGCTTGAGTTTCTTTCTGACGGCGAGGGTGGGGACGGAGCAGACGAAGTTCTGCAAGGTGCCCAGGATGACGGAGAGGGAGCAACACAGGGCGACTGGTTTGAGGCCGTGGATCATCTCGTTGAGCAGGTGTTTCGGGTACGGGTGAGTCAGGGAGAGGATGACGACGTCGAGGTCGTCGAGGACGGCTGCGACGCAGTCGAACAGGTGCATGACGTGTTTGCGGATTCTGGCGACGTTGGCGAGCATTTGGGAGTCGTCTGTCGGGGTGGAGGGTTCCCAGTGGAGGATGTAGAGGGTGTCGCCCTGGTTGAGCACGGCGCCCATGAGGTAGGTGAGGGCGTAGGTGGACTCGGTGGTGAGGTCTGTGTAGAGGATGAAGCAGCGCTGGGCGC
This window harbors:
- the COA1 gene encoding Coa1p; this encodes MLRLVTRSLPRLTRSSAGGMLVRGSLLQSFSTSARFNNSITEDEAKIVLKDKNRPLRVDRELPDPTQERKKRILGFVVFSVAIGSALSLIFNYEKTESPIISNSLYHIRRSPATRDILGESIEFDGIIPWVYGELNSVKGKINITFYIKGDKNVSGTVRLVADRNTHDEEFLIHEWSVTAGGKKIDLLAENSKRPI
- the UBP7 gene encoding ubiquitin-specific protease UBP7, with amino-acid sequence MHSHTTSFTPEYSNELLRRVRDLYHEDIKHYYPQLKLEKLLDLLEHTEYLIELYLDSMRHDRPNDALTAFIIGCYYVFLIIPQSLQFQTRNKSYSIYSDLKKMYENEMNMTNVVLMVKKEIGVVLDDSVKHVVGIEHRITKKRAFSVPGIDLSDQLASLSLDTVGSRGHLHKTSSTEEDADQSSPVWTAPNLEPNDQLKLALLPEVVPSPAFSESARKTSTPMRQSVLLEDVPYIYNDNENTSASLDQPFGEITADRSVTHRKDSYHSVYMVDSETFKSDNEDLLNVETDGFIQSLEILQKQSIITAPELFTILSNQSESEKLLLIDLRIPQRSSLNNIVAPNLVKIDPNLLWDKKTNTPVYQDDILEHLLKENENFVNRNKFQYIVCYSDVKTFMTMNFDYSFIFFYLLLTSQKTRLTTVPTALLGGYEKWKKTLHTYAQQYHIIIDDYLYRPYSQKAHHQQQQQQQQQQPSSQDSSSSKESSAKIPEPPSWKPPDLPIRLRKRPPPPLPVAMPTTPENPPPLPPKIMVHPHDNSQLRQPPIPAKQHVKKQQLNSNEIIQRKRQQQHRHYDQQLLQPQPQRVYHIPTIEQSSNVYVSLSITGLRNLGNTCYINSMIQCLFAAKVFRTLFISSNYKSYLQPSRGNRLHSPKLSNSLNMLFDKMYLNGGCSVVPTGFLKVVNQLRPDLKIPDDQQDTQEFLMILLDRLHDELSNQPHVANDYPNLLLYDADGLKVSNKEYKHWFDKNVIGNGISPIDDIFQGQMENSLQCKRCGYTTFNYSTFYVLSLAIPRRSTRLSKLGRPNEKRVKLEDCINMFTSDEVLSGENAWDCPHCGPTSSNSLSASASALENDSNIVKSKKKKSRFFTLHTRSKRRHLDFFGDGTNESTSNNPVNFERERSRSPFKMLGGGGKRSNSNTPFANSSNDANNFNDYKNKKLTTVKTINFVTLPKILVIHLSRFYYDLTKKNNTVITYPLILNIILKNNDTMKYRLFGVVNHTGTLISGHYTSLVNKDLEHNVDIGRSKWYYFDDEVVKADKKHGSDKNLKISSSDAYVLFYERVDD
- the ATG44 gene encoding mitofissin, which gives rise to MRNYMKRYLNVGESVYDYSVATCGSSTYFARK
- the GUT2 gene encoding glycerol-3-phosphate dehydrogenase, which gives rise to MVAAMFSLTRRRAAAAVAAAATASGAAYWVASQGEGPLVHNDPSYMVQFPTAAPPQVGRRDLLDRLGKTHQFDVLIIGGGATGTGCALDAATRGLNVALVEKGDFASGTSSKSTKMIHGGVRYLEKAFWEFSKAQLDLVIEALNERKHLINTAPHLCTVLPILIPIYNTWQVPYIYAGCKFYDFFAGKQNLKSSYLLSKAATVEKAPMLTTDNLKASLVYHDGSFNDSRLNATLAITAIENGATVLNYVEVQKLIKDPASGKVVGAEARDVETNELVRINAKCVVNATGPYSDAILQMDRNPSGQPNSPLNDNSKIKSAFNQVAVMDPEMVIPSIGVHIVLPSFYCPKDMGLLDVRTSDGRVMFFLPWQGKVLAGTTDIPLKQVPENPMPTEADIQDILKELQHYIEFPVKREDVLSAWAGVRPLVRDPRTIPAGGKKGSATQGVVRSHFLFTSDNGLITIAGGKWTTYRQMAEETVDKVVEVGGFHNLKPCHTRDIKLAGAEEWTQNYVALLAQNYHLSSKMSNYLVENYGTRSSIICEFFKESMENKLPLSLADKENNTIYSNEENNLVNFDTFRYPFTIGELKYSMQYEYCRTPLDFLLRRTRFAFLDAKEALNSVHATVKVMGDEFNWSDKKRQWELEKTVNFIKTFGV